In Anopheles gambiae chromosome 2, idAnoGambNW_F1_1, whole genome shotgun sequence, a single window of DNA contains:
- the LOC1276057 gene encoding uncharacterized protein LOC1276057: protein MKLKLLYTLASIALLTVASCEAKATHKVTCADETMRVDVALPSENFSSEAVYLDGMKGYPDPKCKPTIRENLAVFELSLTNIYDCGVTRVINQITGKKVFYHRIIVETGPDTGKEIVSVKCITTGPSYNVTHGIVKRDVLPAGFQEPEDLEITTSITENAPEPSLGIAIRQGDKLVSGDLNVSPGAHLQMEIFLDNRSAPIYGLGVNYMLVTDTKYQEETIIFNGCSVDPYLFENFNTVDGDLLAAKFRAFKFPESTYVQFRGTVNVCVDRCKGVICSNGQTAFGRRKREISAAPADPNKVYEVTMTTFIKVNYDENADQNTVSEIDQKIRQLKLTNQKLARNSRAGNVFESIHNVPARTADVEQPEATTLPADNESAKVEETIVFREVITRQEEQEDASFESASGSSRRTAWQLGALLAALCTIALEIVRH, encoded by the exons CCACCCACAAGGTAACGTGCGCCGACGAGACGATGCGGGTCGACGTTGCACTGCCGTCGGAAAACTTCTCCAGCGAGGCCGTCTATCTGGACGGTATGAAGGGCTATCCAGATCCGAAGTGTAAGCCCACCATACGGGAGAATCTGGCCGTGTTTGAGCTTTCGCTCACCAACATCTACGATTGCGGTGTGACACGGGTGATCAATCAAATTACG GGGAAGAAAGTTTTCTATCATCGGATCATCGTCGAGACCGGGCCGGACACTGGCAAGGAGATCGTGAGCGTAAAGTGCATCACCACCGGGCCGAGCTACAATGTGACGCACGGTATCGTGAAGCGGGATGTGCTGCCCGCCGGCTTCCAGGAACCAGA AGATCTCGAAATAACGACCTCGATCACGGAGAATGCCCCCGAACCGTCACTCGGTATTGCGATCCGCCAGGGCGACAAGCTGGTATCGGGCGACCTTAACGTTAGCCCCGGGGCTCACCTGCAGATGGAAATTTTCCTCGACAACCGTTCGGCACCAATTTACGGGCTCGGCGTCAACTACATGCTCGTCACCGACACCAAATACCAGGAGGAAACGATCATTTTCAACGG CTGCTCAGTTGATCCGTATCTGTTCGAAAACTTCAACACGGTCGACGGTGACCTGCTGGCAGCCAAGTTCCGCGCGTTCAAGTTCCCCGAGTCGACCTACGTCCAGTTCCGCGGCACCGTCAACGTGTGCGTCGATCGGTGCAAGGGTGTAATCTGCAGCAACGGTCAGACGGCGTTCGGACGGCGGAAGCGCGAGATCAGTGCTGCACCGGCCGACCCGAACAAGGTGTACGAAGTCACCATGACTACCTTCATCAAGGTGAACTACGACGAGAATGCAGATCAGA ATACTGTGTCGGAGATTGATCAGAAAATTCGCCAGCTGAAGCTCACCAACCAGAAGCTTGCCCGCAACAGCCGTGCCGGCAACGTGTTCGAGAGCATCCACAATGTGCCGGCCCGGACGGCGGATGTGGAGCAGCCGGAAGCCACCACCCTGCCGGCGGACAACGAGAGCGCCAAGGTCGAGGAGACGATCGTGTTCCGCGAGGTGATCACCCggcaggaggagcaggaggacgCATCGTTCGAGAGCGCCAGCGGTAGCTCCCGGCGGACGGCCTGGCAACTGGGCGCCCTGCTTGCCGCACTCTGCACGATCGCACTCGAGATCGTTCGCCATTGA
- the LOC1276056 gene encoding protein sneaky isoform X1, with amino-acid sequence MNFSRIRYLFRRFFTTFERNYPTPYKLLAGEKRTELLLPRALLLALYGLLVGFLFYRLVLVNLDLPDTVRFYFGLTVAVALGKRQKFPYNETAHQLGVFCLISTPLAAVGCSFSAQVRCVCALCWVGFFGKAGRNLLKTLTLTLLLTGPIENASLNGREVVRVLTCSAELAFNLTLTRVDLMTKPFQNALLQGRDRLPELKQEFSAIVSIVEPIVREVEHSGRGGGGGDGGEDGSDSLSSEEVSADGAGIDGPIRSAAAYQQAYVAKLNERCLAQLATGVDRCKASFERSYDECSESLPPLVNTLLCWPMKLDVACSSAELFGVGAVCRMEDVLDEDFGANYRLLKQTEHQLTGGVGSIEIDYQVPDLRNHSGYVTIKKASKQMGKEFSKKKHFLRLVSYFVRKVFAFIFLRVIFSSVRYHNAYLWRITFNNFYITDQFRALAARRVEENGFPVLPLRAIQQSELIDTRAGIWNKLELRHIVGSFATLLFHCLSTTVLLLMDALLYETLDIVARHSRIEYHQQGFHGVNVTVTGTGALAELVRNTAEGFRTNERLDFHASNKACLPRPVPLSGWTVAGIYGLFALLALLITTEAYIQRARRLICSFFYPGREQLRTAYLYNRVLRQTRTLQATLPERILQLAGSCGSCRVLPFCDRLALQHPNWFGWTRTGRRCAVCRGAGAPQECQRPDCFLCYCAGCWQDIDRQCVVCGGQPADCSNCCNPLGNLSTALSSVPDRHDVP; translated from the exons ATGAACTTCTCCAGAATAAGATATCTTTTCCGCCGGTTTTTCACCACCTTCGAACGAAACTATCCCACCCCGTACAAACTTCTTGCGGGCGAAAAGCGaaccgagctgctgctgccccgtGCGCTTCTGCTAGCCCTGTACGGACTGCTCGTGGGCTTCCTCTTCTACCGGCTCGTGCTAGTAAACCTTGACCTTCCCGACACCGTCCGCTTCTACTTCGGCCTGACGGTGGCGGTCGCACTGGGTAAGCGTCAAAAATTTCCATACAATGAAACGGCTCACCAACTGGGCGTATTTTGCTTAATTTCCACCCCACTCGCAGCAGTCGGATGTAGCTTTTCGGCGCAAGTTCGCTGCGTCTGTGCGCTGTGTTGGGTAGGGTTTTTTGGCAAAGCGGGACGCAATCTGCTCAAAACGCTTACCCTCACCCTCCTGCTGACCGGTCCGATCGAAAATGCGTCCCTGAACGGGCGCGAAGTGGTGCGCGTTCTAACCTGCTCCGCCGAGCTGGCCTTTAATTTGACGCTAACGCGCGTCGATCTGATGACGAAACCGTTTCAAAATGCACTGCTCCAGGGGCGCGATCGGCTGCCGGAGTTGAAGCAAGAGTTTTCCGCGATCGTTTCCATCGTCGAACCTATCGTGCGGGAGGTTGAGCATTCtggccgtggtggtggtggtggtgatggaggAGAAGACGGCTCAGACTCGCTCAGCAGCGAGGAGGTGAGCGCGGATGGTGCTGGCATTGATGGGCCGATTCGTTCCGCAGCCGCTTATCAGCAGGCGTACGTGGCCAAGCTTAACGAGCGCTGCCTGGCCCAGCTAGCGACGGGCGTGGACCGGTGCAAGGCTTCGTTCGAGCGGTCGTACGACGAGTGTAGCGAAAGCTTGCCACCGCTCGTCAACACGCTGCTCTGCTGGCCGATGAAGCTGGATGTGGCCTGCAGCTCGGCCGAACTGTTCGGGGTCGGTGCCGTGTGCCGCATGGAGGACGTGCTGGATGAGGATTTTGGCGCAAACTATCGCCTGCTCAAACAGACCGAACACCAGCTGACGGGGGGTGTCGGTAGCATCGAGATCGATTATCAGGTGCCCGATTTGCGAAACCATTCCGGTTACGT AACCATCAAGAAAGCGTCCAAACAGATGGGGAAAGAATTcagcaaaaagaaacacttcCTCCGCTTGGTGAGCTACTTTGTGCGCAAAGTGTTTGCGTTCATCTTTCTCCGTGTGATCTTCAGCTCGGTCCGCTACCATAATGCTTACCTTTGGAGGATCACTTTCAACAATTTCTACATCACGGATCAGTTTCGAGCGCTCGCCGCTCGCCGTGTGGAGGAGAATGGCTTCCCGGTGCTCCCTTTGCGGGCGATCCAGCAATCGGAGCTGATCGACACGCGGGCAGGCATTTGGAACAAGCTGGAACTGCGCCACATTGTTGGATCCTTCGCTACGCTGCTGTTTCATTGCCTTTCGACGACCGTTCTGCTGCTGATGGACGCACTGCTGTATGAAACGCTCGACATAGTGGCACGCCATTCGCGCATTGAGTATCATCAGCAAGGATTTCATGGCGTTAACGTGACG GTCACCGGTACAGGAGCACTCGCCGAGCTGGTGCGCAACACTGCCGAAGGATTTCGCACAAACGAACGGCTAGATTTCCACGCCTCGAACAAAGCGTGCCTTCCGCGCCCAGTGCCACTGTCGGGCTGGACCGTCGCCGGCATTTATGGATTGTTCGCGCTGCTGGCCCTTCTCATCACGACCGAAGCGTACATCCAGCGGGCGCGCCGTCTCATCTGCTCCTTTTTCTATCCTGGCCGGGAGCAGCTGCGTACCGCTTACCTGTACAATCGTGTCCTGCGGCAAACGCGCACCCTACAGGCGACGCTCCCCGAGCGCATCTTACAGTTAGCGGGCAGTTGTGGCTCCTGCCGAGTGCTCCCGTTTTGTGACCGGCTCGCCTTGCAGCATCCAAACTGGTTCGGCTGGACCCGCACCGGTCGACGGTGTGCGGTGTGTCGGGGCGCCGGAGCACCGCAGGAGTGTCAGCGCCCGGACTGCTTCCTTTGCTACTGTGCCGGCTGCTGGCAGGACATCGATCGGCAGTGTGTGGTCTGCGGCGGTCAGCCTGCCGACTGCTCGAACTGTTGCAATCCGCTCGGCAATCTGTCGACGGCCTTAAGCAGCGTACCAGACAGACATGACGTGCCGTGA
- the LOC1276056 gene encoding protein sneaky isoform X2, producing MNFSRIRYLFRRFFTTFERNYPTPYKLLAGEKRTELLLPRALLLALYGLLVGFLFYRLVLVNLDLPDTVRFYFGLTVAVALAVGCSFSAQVRCVCALCWVGFFGKAGRNLLKTLTLTLLLTGPIENASLNGREVVRVLTCSAELAFNLTLTRVDLMTKPFQNALLQGRDRLPELKQEFSAIVSIVEPIVREVEHSGRGGGGGDGGEDGSDSLSSEEVSADGAGIDGPIRSAAAYQQAYVAKLNERCLAQLATGVDRCKASFERSYDECSESLPPLVNTLLCWPMKLDVACSSAELFGVGAVCRMEDVLDEDFGANYRLLKQTEHQLTGGVGSIEIDYQVPDLRNHSGYVTIKKASKQMGKEFSKKKHFLRLVSYFVRKVFAFIFLRVIFSSVRYHNAYLWRITFNNFYITDQFRALAARRVEENGFPVLPLRAIQQSELIDTRAGIWNKLELRHIVGSFATLLFHCLSTTVLLLMDALLYETLDIVARHSRIEYHQQGFHGVNVTVTGTGALAELVRNTAEGFRTNERLDFHASNKACLPRPVPLSGWTVAGIYGLFALLALLITTEAYIQRARRLICSFFYPGREQLRTAYLYNRVLRQTRTLQATLPERILQLAGSCGSCRVLPFCDRLALQHPNWFGWTRTGRRCAVCRGAGAPQECQRPDCFLCYCAGCWQDIDRQCVVCGGQPADCSNCCNPLGNLSTALSSVPDRHDVP from the exons ATGAACTTCTCCAGAATAAGATATCTTTTCCGCCGGTTTTTCACCACCTTCGAACGAAACTATCCCACCCCGTACAAACTTCTTGCGGGCGAAAAGCGaaccgagctgctgctgccccgtGCGCTTCTGCTAGCCCTGTACGGACTGCTCGTGGGCTTCCTCTTCTACCGGCTCGTGCTAGTAAACCTTGACCTTCCCGACACCGTCCGCTTCTACTTCGGCCTGACGGTGGCGGTCGCACTGG CAGTCGGATGTAGCTTTTCGGCGCAAGTTCGCTGCGTCTGTGCGCTGTGTTGGGTAGGGTTTTTTGGCAAAGCGGGACGCAATCTGCTCAAAACGCTTACCCTCACCCTCCTGCTGACCGGTCCGATCGAAAATGCGTCCCTGAACGGGCGCGAAGTGGTGCGCGTTCTAACCTGCTCCGCCGAGCTGGCCTTTAATTTGACGCTAACGCGCGTCGATCTGATGACGAAACCGTTTCAAAATGCACTGCTCCAGGGGCGCGATCGGCTGCCGGAGTTGAAGCAAGAGTTTTCCGCGATCGTTTCCATCGTCGAACCTATCGTGCGGGAGGTTGAGCATTCtggccgtggtggtggtggtggtgatggaggAGAAGACGGCTCAGACTCGCTCAGCAGCGAGGAGGTGAGCGCGGATGGTGCTGGCATTGATGGGCCGATTCGTTCCGCAGCCGCTTATCAGCAGGCGTACGTGGCCAAGCTTAACGAGCGCTGCCTGGCCCAGCTAGCGACGGGCGTGGACCGGTGCAAGGCTTCGTTCGAGCGGTCGTACGACGAGTGTAGCGAAAGCTTGCCACCGCTCGTCAACACGCTGCTCTGCTGGCCGATGAAGCTGGATGTGGCCTGCAGCTCGGCCGAACTGTTCGGGGTCGGTGCCGTGTGCCGCATGGAGGACGTGCTGGATGAGGATTTTGGCGCAAACTATCGCCTGCTCAAACAGACCGAACACCAGCTGACGGGGGGTGTCGGTAGCATCGAGATCGATTATCAGGTGCCCGATTTGCGAAACCATTCCGGTTACGT AACCATCAAGAAAGCGTCCAAACAGATGGGGAAAGAATTcagcaaaaagaaacacttcCTCCGCTTGGTGAGCTACTTTGTGCGCAAAGTGTTTGCGTTCATCTTTCTCCGTGTGATCTTCAGCTCGGTCCGCTACCATAATGCTTACCTTTGGAGGATCACTTTCAACAATTTCTACATCACGGATCAGTTTCGAGCGCTCGCCGCTCGCCGTGTGGAGGAGAATGGCTTCCCGGTGCTCCCTTTGCGGGCGATCCAGCAATCGGAGCTGATCGACACGCGGGCAGGCATTTGGAACAAGCTGGAACTGCGCCACATTGTTGGATCCTTCGCTACGCTGCTGTTTCATTGCCTTTCGACGACCGTTCTGCTGCTGATGGACGCACTGCTGTATGAAACGCTCGACATAGTGGCACGCCATTCGCGCATTGAGTATCATCAGCAAGGATTTCATGGCGTTAACGTGACG GTCACCGGTACAGGAGCACTCGCCGAGCTGGTGCGCAACACTGCCGAAGGATTTCGCACAAACGAACGGCTAGATTTCCACGCCTCGAACAAAGCGTGCCTTCCGCGCCCAGTGCCACTGTCGGGCTGGACCGTCGCCGGCATTTATGGATTGTTCGCGCTGCTGGCCCTTCTCATCACGACCGAAGCGTACATCCAGCGGGCGCGCCGTCTCATCTGCTCCTTTTTCTATCCTGGCCGGGAGCAGCTGCGTACCGCTTACCTGTACAATCGTGTCCTGCGGCAAACGCGCACCCTACAGGCGACGCTCCCCGAGCGCATCTTACAGTTAGCGGGCAGTTGTGGCTCCTGCCGAGTGCTCCCGTTTTGTGACCGGCTCGCCTTGCAGCATCCAAACTGGTTCGGCTGGACCCGCACCGGTCGACGGTGTGCGGTGTGTCGGGGCGCCGGAGCACCGCAGGAGTGTCAGCGCCCGGACTGCTTCCTTTGCTACTGTGCCGGCTGCTGGCAGGACATCGATCGGCAGTGTGTGGTCTGCGGCGGTCAGCCTGCCGACTGCTCGAACTGTTGCAATCCGCTCGGCAATCTGTCGACGGCCTTAAGCAGCGTACCAGACAGACATGACGTGCCGTGA